From the Equus caballus isolate H_3958 breed thoroughbred chromosome 9, TB-T2T, whole genome shotgun sequence genome, the window cgagcgccgagctgagagaggagaggcctaagctgctggacttccctccgaagctggtggccgagcagctgacccggatggatgcggtgagcagcggggctcttgggctaggtggggcccgccttggtgggccatcagctgccccagacctcctgttccctcagccgcaatccaacgatgtgggtgcaagtcacagctcccccactcacccaccgggtgacctgggccaccttctggcccccaagtccttgctgtccccacatggacagtagagagcacaccaagggcgggcacctgctgggcagagtggctgtgcggatggatgaggtcgaacagagaggaagcggggcagagaacagccctctggtgggggagggaagctcactggagtgctgccaagtcctgggtcactcacccatcggcccaggaggcctcaacagcctccgtacttattagacacctagtgcgtccttacctacatggaagacaggcaaacaaagcccatggttgttgctgcctcgggggaacgtgcagctgaaaggggagtgggaccagggggtgatgagaacgggtggaagatgccccttgagatgggcaggtgtgagccgtgttctggtgcttgggggaagcaagactgggctgcgagccaatgggacttctcttccccgcccctattgggtcctcggtcatcctgcgctgggcggcctcagcggacacagacaaaacccagagactcccagaagcttcaggccacctcctcaggttcctgagctgcagctgaccagtgcctcctgcctggggctgcgggggcctgcagactctgagctcgggtgtggcagggtcaggtgacagtccccatcctccccaggagctgttcaagaaggtggagccccgccactgcctgggttttgtgtggtgccagcggcccaatgggagcaaggagtacctggctcccacggttcgggccactatcaaccagtttcttcacgtgtccggctgcgtcatcacgacgtgccttggggacctcagcatgacggcccaggacagggccagagtcgtcgagctgtggattcaggtggccaaggtcagtagtggcagggcccagggagcccctccctggagtcagggggactgccccttctcctctcgcagctttcagccttgaagtcggtggtctgggcctcggcaaagtcctaggccccttgctgccaagggcctgctgaccttgagtgctggtcccagtggtgggaagctcccttcccgccctgggttgagctaaaatcttcctgcccgcgagcgttactcatcagctcccaggtgtgccctccctcgcttccctgggcatctgcctcatccaggacagcagaagcccacgaggggacacaagccagaggaagcagggctccagcccgccgtcgcagctcattcccttcccttcctcaggagtgccgagtccttggaaattatgcgtccctgcgtgccatcgtgtctgctctgcagagcccctccatcagccgtctgcaaaagacatggggacgagttgccaggtgggtaggccgtgctccatccaagcaccaccagggcggaccagacatcccccgtgcgactgccatggacccctcattcagctaggaccatctgggaggcagcggaccctagggatggggactggcctccttgctcgggtctctgagactctctgagaccctaggcagtggctccccccttgtcacatcctggattgagccacactggagatttccaagggtgtacttcgcagcaacggagccctcatcggcaaccaacgctgttagaaacaatgtgctcagtcggagtgggaatggaggccccaggtgaccgcaggagagcctccacccgagtcccacggtgacctcagagctccgaagaacccggggaaaaccctcgtccaggccccaggccctttgaaccttccgggttctcagccaaaggcatttcgccttcaaccgccccgggttttctttcctcctttcctctcccctcaggaagagctctcgaaagttgaagaggttcatcaaagaccagtgggtgagcaggaggcagctggtgaaggtaagacggaggctgcacatctggaaggagggggagcgagaggggaggggacccggcaggatgagctttggttctcctgtcacgtgaagttggtcaggaaaagatggacaggaagagggatgtgctagctccatgggcaggtgggggcagtttgggacaggaggccaggggcatgggatagaatggtgcgggctggactgttccaggaggctgaggacctggcagaaggtgccggtgtctggcttccatgctgctccatcagctgccctgcatcttcctcctggccactggctggagcgagtgggcgggcttcctttcttccgaagtcagcccagtctgtgctcaggaagccagggccccactgctccttctgtcttcactgtgcctcgcaagaagggcaccctgcctgcctgagggatgggcactgccggatcccacgggccgggggcactcaggggcttcccagccttgggacggacactggacctgggacagatctgtgtcccctcggtgactccccactctggcccctaaagtgggcgctgcagacagtcccagtgggatgctcacccaggtccttgttggcgatgacatgtgccccggagggcaagggcaagtgcccagggaactgatggcttcttcagggatccttcccgcccagacgtcagaagtttcctcgtaaaacagaaaggaaatgccaccccgcagtgccctggtcgccccctcccctgctagtcagacgtggcattcggggtccccatcctgagcggatgaagaaagaattctgtgcaggggaactccctgaggggatcctagggagctgagggctttagcaaggccttggcctcggcctgggatcagagactcctgggcgttggggctggcagaagccacttgaccaggcctcctgagacacctcatctccctccatccgtggctcggcccagctgggggcccgaacacagcctgagagtcccgaggacagcactgtggtcagcggctgggcagagggtggtgtgaaggcagaggagacaggggcctgtggctgggagggggagcagcctctcctctggggccccctgagcaagtccctgcccctgtgtgggccttggtctcctcatctgggagccagagggagatgagccgtggtgcaggcctcacagtgggtgccgaggctcaagggtggggaggaatgtggggagcttggacctggctccagaggcaggcttgagcggagagcagtgatgacggtcagatgacgcttgggcctcaggagactgtgggaggcagacagagttcgtcaaaccttccagacgaggtaacaggttcagggaggcctgggcgggcccaaggtcacacaggagtgagtgttggagctgggatggctctggaatcagagcaccctggaggcgggagccgcaggggcaccaggtgactggggccacatgtccagggtccccgatctgggaggggtctgggaggacacttggaggggagcgtcggctcactggccctgtcaacaccctggcaggaggcgacctctatgttgaccagcctggagacgggccccacaggtgcccagaaggtaagggtgcctgtggaggaggggcccaggagtcgcaggagaggggactccccttcctagccggaggtctctaccagcagagagggagcctttctcctccagccctgctcctggtgccacagacctgaaatgcctgcattggaagtgaccaggaggaggcctggaacggatgggcgcacaacggatttgggacagggaggggcggggaccacgtaccctgggttttgccagagccggctgctgggaggtgcctggaggagttttgggttcctggaggagagaagaggaggaaattggggggaggccgcctaggtgggtagcttgggctgggcaggaggctggggtgaggagtggaggagaggtctttgacggctcctgagagcgggatctcatcaccgtctccaccccgctggcacaggggctcatccccttccttggcacattcctcaattacctactgctgctggacaccaacatggaggattacctggaggtgagtgagcctggaggtggagctggggatcaggattcggagatttgggaggagagacttgcactgaggcctgagctcacaacccttggcagagtcctctcgtgagggcctcacagccaccccgggagctgggtgtcatggccatcttagtgatgagtgaatataggatccaggtgagccgccagtccaggctgcctgactgcggagctgctggagggtgtgtctgagctggactcagcctctccctcaggccccgcccctgcagggagtgaagccaggcccctccaaggcaggaagcacacgagtggctgagcatcccttcctgcctgaggcctcagtctgtctgtctgtcagagagggctgtcttagaatgtccctgagccatagccccgtggcctccttgctctggagctcagagtcttgcccgggacccattcccgtttctggtagcgcctgctccctggtcgaccctgctggtagtgcaacctgagaaagggtggagacgggggctagctatgggctaagggggctgttgctcatgggctttggctctctgccttccagggaaatgagatcaattttgagaaaaggagtgaggtgagcagctgtggcctccccgtgcggagggtggggctgtggcaatcagagactcctccggggaagaccttctctggcccgatgccttgggccttgctttccttgggagagttcggcacccagagctgggaaagccgtcccattggtgcgtgggggaaggggctggcaccaaggacaccttcctgcaggaggagctatttcaagccaactgtgagaacgagcaagtcctgcacggaattggagggaaggagggttcccatgtgggccaagaccccagaccagctccttgaccctcttctcacctgtctgagtccccagcacggtcccccacccaggccccgtctgcatcatgtcctttctcccaggaattcaaagtcaccgagcagatcttcctgctccaggaggcagtccatctttaccacattgaggctgaggagcgatttggggcctggttcgaggccatggagcccctcagcgaggatgagaggtgaggcggggcaggagttggtgagggcaaggcggactctctctgatggccagctccagggagcccgtgcccgtggcttccgggtcagtcccggggcttgtcgcatggtcacccgtggggccctgggactccaactgctggccgtctctgggagggtcacctgaggtgtggctcccggtagctgaaaagtcccctctgtcctttagctacagcctgtcctgccacctggagcccccacaggagagggccggcaagatgcgccggtttttcctgcccaagaagaaccgcgcgtctctcagctcagggctcggtgagtgtccagacaggcagggactgaagccaggggctccggaaagcttcgggctaagcacgggcctagggagatggacagccggcacggggatcccagctccactgctgaccaggcctgtgagggacaattcccttgacctttgtgggactcagcttcctcttctgtgaaatgggtgaagcgaaatgccagctcccatgtcagggacaatggggtagtgttgactgaacactcaggacaaggtttggagcagaatgcagtggggctgaggtgttgggctgggatactggtgtgacccccccaatcatcagtgtcttctcttcagtcaccagacccctgacgcagaacccagcaacagtggcagatcccggtccttccaacagctcgagtgcagcctgctcttcagcggcggggacgcggctgggaaacacgcggggccccaggccggctcctcccatgctgatggggagaagaacattctaagccttttcctgggagccctggagcccaagagggaggggacgaccccaccccacaggcctggcagctccaccccagcgcctgtttaccacttgggaaggggccgtatttctttcgtgttagtagttagtgctagttttgaatttgatgttaaaatcctgtttctgttccagcctgcgagtcacggtctggttctttcccctcctgtgctcgtgtcaaggagacacagactctcgcgttcctcctggaatgaagaaatcttgcagggtctcggcttattgtatgtgagagaagggagaagggccaggcccctccctggatactgagggacacctccgcgcccccccttactcagaggacggcttcatttcagtgtggttcacgtgggccaggagcagagacagcacccagagctcctggcatttagagggtggaggtactttcacaggcagagccacaaccactggaatgcgggtgtctttaaaatggcacgggccagcaccacgacctgccccaggacagtggctgcttttccacccctttggaggagaggccacgtgttcggcttctcttgtggaggttcctcttcaccagatgttaggaacttgtcgttttctaatgaggctctggacagcagcagctctaagtgcagagaacgatgtaaaagctcaaaacgtgcatgtggagggtcaaggccggagaaggtcatgtgcagatggactaagggcaggcaggaccctccctcccccggcccctctgggggctccatgttcacccttcacctggattggaatcctctgggatcctggtccacggctctgaattcctttccctgcaagtttggtatccagggggacagatctgtgatgcagctttgaaggctacatctgggcatccttcccgacgcatcactgctccttgtccaccaggatttcctgcctccgtgcacttccttctgcaattcttggaagggcagaaattccctcgaatgcctcggcctctctgtcccgtacctcgtggccactcctccctggcagggtctgacggatcacgggtggagtctgctttgcaaacattagataccctaatcctggccaaagaatgacctatactctccctcgctgcccagggtgacatctgggcccctgtggttctgaggtgtgtggtctcaggcaatcacctgttcacacactcaggcatgttgtttctgactcatcctaacggggcaggaggacctgagcctataaaccatgcagcccctcggagggctgtgttctcttgcccagccttatgctccgtttatggtgtgggtgtgaacctttcccgttggaagctttcagagatgagtcgtgagaggagggtggttgaggggtccagcagggaacgcaagcaaacggatgacgggtaaacacagcctgacaaaattaaaacacttaaatggttccagtctggtggtgagcagacactgctccgagctcactccaagaacccacccggtgaccaggag encodes:
- the LOC138915554 gene encoding ral guanine nucleotide dissociation stimulator-like, with translation MCSCIPSLRGSGAQRANNDSLLQRCRHWLRPHLQDLRPFGRRNPQSSTQEMVQELAHGSYGSISLDRGQVQQTTDLARGWTEGRRGESLGQRNEACRMRALQAGLLERLPPSIGPALAPRNMANVTTIVFDCAAVLTSHGVLDHLLATMRLASLRVIWPGSHLGGPAYLPQVQLQHLGPRRAELEAPVPELLPALEPEQGPAPGPEAAPAVVPPSAPELEAASPPAASPPAASPPSASPGPERAPSASAPVPASELEQDAPLTFGRSLPPAAEVTAEASAELREERPKLLDFPPKLVAEQLTRMDAELFKKVEPRHCLGFVWCQRPNGSKEYLAPTVRATINQFLHVSGCVITTCLGDLSMTAQDRARVVELWIQVAKECRVLGNYASLRAIVSALQSPSISRLQKTWGRVARKSSRKLKRFIKDQWVSRRQLVKEATSMLTSLETGPTGAQKGLIPFLGTFLNYLLLLDTNMEDYLEGNEINFEKRSEEFKVTEQIFLLQEAVHLYHIEAEERFGAWFEAMEPLSEDESYSLSCHLEPPQERAGKMRRFFLPKKNRASLSSGLVTRPLTQNPATVADPGPSNSSSAACSSAAGTRLGNTRGPRPAPPMLMGRRTF